In Nicotiana tabacum cultivar K326 chromosome 17, ASM71507v2, whole genome shotgun sequence, one DNA window encodes the following:
- the LOC107758952 gene encoding uncharacterized protein At1g03900: protein MSFEDEEESLEHTLLVVREVNVYKIPPRPTSGGYKCGEWLQSDKIWSGRLRVVSCKDRCEIRLEDPNSGELFAACFVPPGQRENSVESVLDSSRYFVLKIEDGRGKHAFVGLGFGERNEAFDFNVALSDHEKYVKRESEKYDGDDEASGDGHIDIHPAVNHRLKEGETIRINVKNKPSSGTGMLSAAGQSKTIAIAPPPSGANKIRCPLPPPPNDLAISQKTSSTPRIALKGPKESSRQSIDPLSNLSQLQRSLPSAAGSGLNKTTAAGWAAF from the exons ATGTCGTTTGAAGACGAAGAGGAATCGTTGGAGCACACGCTCTTAGTAGTGCGTGAAGTAAATGTATACAAAATCCCTCCACGTCCGACAAGCGGCGGGTACAAATGCGGCGAGTGGCTTCAATCCGATAAGATCTGGTCGGGTCGACTCAGGGTCGTATCCTGTAAAGACAGGTGCGAGATCCGATTAGAGGATCCGAATTCCGGCGAGCTGTTCGCCGCTTGTTTCGTGCCGCCGGGCCAGAGAGAAAATTCGGTGGAATCGGTGCTCGATTCGTCGAGGTACTTCGTATTGAAGATCGAGGACGGCAGGGGGAAGCACGCGTTcgtagggttagggtttggggaAAGGAATGAGGCGTTTGATTTCAATGTGGCGTTGTCGGATCATGAGAAGTACGTGAAGAGAGAGAGCGAGAAGTATGATGGTGATGATGAAGCTAGTGGTGATGGACATATTGATATTCATCCTGCTGTTAATCATCGATTAAAG GAAGGTGAAACTATCCGGATAAATGTGAAGAACAAACCATCTAGTGGAACGGGCATGCTTTCTGCCGCTGGTCAATCCAAGACCATTGCCATTGCGCCACCCCCTAGTGGAGCTAACAAGATCAGGTGTCCTCTTCCACCCCCGCCAAATGATCTGGCTATTTCGCAGAAGACTTCTAGCACTCCCCGTATTGCACTCAAGGGGCCAAAGGAAAGCTCAAGGCAATCCATTGATCCATTATCCAATCTCTCTCAACTTCAG AGGAGCCTTCCTTCAGCTGCCGGATCTGGACTGAATAAAACCACAGCAGCTGGATGGGcagcattttga